The nucleotide window CATGTCTCGTGATGATGGCGGAAAGGTCACACCTGTTCCCATCCCGAACACAGAAGTTAAGCTTTCCAGCGCCGATGGTACTTGGACCGCAGGGTCCCGGGAGAGTAGGACGTCGCGAGGCAATCGAACACCCGCATAGAAGCATAGAAAAGTCTCGTTCCCGAGTGGAACGGGACTTTTTTTTGTTTTCCTAAATTTTTGAGAATAACTGGTTTCTTGATCCAATAACTATAGATCGAGTAAAGAGTTACTTCACTTCGATTAATTGGCAGGAGGTTTGTTAAGTGGCAGAACAGTTCGTATTCCACGATTTACTCGCTGCGATCAAAGACTCCGTGATTCAAGCAAATGCAGCAGCACAACAATCCTCTCTGGAGAGCATTCTGACTTGGTTTGAGAAGGACGGCTCCCCGAAGATGACGCAAATCATGTTGCCTTCCACGCAACCGGGTCAGTCCGTGGAAACCATCCAGATTCCGCTGATCACGCTCATTCCGTTGTCGAGCACCAAGATCGACAGGCTGACGGTGGAGTTCAACGTTCAGTTCGCGGATTTGATCGCAAAAACGGATAACAACCCGTTCAAACAGAGTTCGCTGGGGGCCACCGTCGAGACGCCGCCCAACCAAAAGGATTTGACTTCAAGCTTTGCCAGACGCGGCAAGGACAGTGAGCCGAATCTGGCAAGGATTCAAATAGAGATACAGGGCACTGAACCGCCCGAAGCATTGTTGCGCATCAACGATTACCTCATGAAGTACCTACCTTAGAGACTGGAAGGGGAATGCACGATGTCTGATCTCGTGAACATGTCTGAACAATTCAAAGGGCTTCCGATGCAAGATCTAATCGGGGCTCCGATCAAAGCGGCTTGTGACGCTCAAATCGGGTTGGCACGCGCGACCGCTGATTTTATCCAAACGGTCGGAATTGAAAAAGACAAAGACGGGAAACCAACCGGTCCGCGTCACGTGAAATTTGAGTACAACCGGATGGTGGAAAATCCGGCATACAATCCGGCGGACCCGAGTTCCAAACCGTTTGTCGATCAGCAAGTTGAGATCTCCGTTCCGCTTCTGGCGATTGTGCCGATTCCGAATCTGGGCATCGACCTCGTAGATGTAACGTTTGACATGGAAGTGAAATCTTCGTTCCAATCCAAAGATAAGTTCGAATACGAAGTGGGCGGCAGCGTCTCCGGTTCGTTCTGGGGTGTTTCCGTTGAGGTTCACGGCAGTGTAACCTCGTCGACGGAGAACACGCGTCAAAGCGACAACTCGGCTCGCTACCATGTTCAAGTGCATGCCAAAGACAAGGGCACTCCGGAAGGGTTGGCTCGCGTGCTCGACATGCTCCATCAATCGATCACCCCGGTTGCCAAAGAACTGACGACGACAACGAAATAGAGGGATGGCTCATGAGCGAGACATTTGACATCGCGGAAATGCGTTTCATCAAACGTGTGGTGATTGGGAATACCGACCCGACGAACATGAAAGATGAGAGCGCGATTCAGAAACAGATGGACTACTTGAACCGCTGTTTGCAAGAGAATCCGAAAGGCCAGATCGTCGGCAAGGAAAAAGGGTTTCATCTCGTTCGCATCGGAGAGCATCAGATTGCACTCGAATACGTGGCGTACCACGTCGGGTTCAAGCGCAAGCCGATCTGGATGGACGAAGAGGAGACCGGTAAGTCTCAAGCCAATGAGATGGACTCGATTCTGCAACAGCTTCTGAAGTAACTATACTTACGCAGGGTAATAGGGAGACGGGCAAACGCATGTGTGAGTTGCCCGTTTTTTCCTATCATCAAGGGAGACAAGGGGGTAGTAAGGGCATGGGATATGATATGGGAATCGTCTTGGGGGATTTGATGAAGTCGATTGTGGCGGCGCGCAGTTCTTCCGACCAAGCCTCGAGGGATCTCGCGCTTCAATATGAAAGAGATGAGTTGTTACGGATGTTTCCGATCCCGTTCGTGGAGCTTGAGGACATCGAAATCGATCTGAAGTTTGCGTTTGAAGCGCAGACAGAGGTTGGGCCCTTGCCGTACATAGAAAGTCTTGAAACACCTGAGTCGAACCTCGTGGGGATGACGGCACAACGCGTACGGGACAAGGTCATCGAGGCGCTGAATACGACGTTGCGGAGTTTGGTTACGTTCACCGTTTTGTATGACGGGGAAAAAGTGGGGCGGTGCATCGAAGAGACTGTGAGTTCGATGATTGCCAGTCCTACACGGCTTGTCGTTACGACGATTCCGCCGGAGGGTGTGAGTTTGGAATCGTTCGATGTCCGAGAAGTGGTGAACAAACTTGTAGGGGCGTTGGTGCAGAACGGGTATGTGACGGTGGCGAAGGAAAACCTCTTGGTGGTTCTCGATGAATTGGATCGGGTGGTTCAGCCGATTTCGGTGGAGCATGAACAAATGGCCGTGGCGTCTCGGGCGCAGCAGATGCAG belongs to Tumebacillus amylolyticus and includes:
- a CDS encoding DUF2589 domain-containing protein; translation: MSDLVNMSEQFKGLPMQDLIGAPIKAACDAQIGLARATADFIQTVGIEKDKDGKPTGPRHVKFEYNRMVENPAYNPADPSSKPFVDQQVEISVPLLAIVPIPNLGIDLVDVTFDMEVKSSFQSKDKFEYEVGGSVSGSFWGVSVEVHGSVTSSTENTRQSDNSARYHVQVHAKDKGTPEGLARVLDMLHQSITPVAKELTTTTK
- a CDS encoding DUF2589 domain-containing protein, which encodes MAEQFVFHDLLAAIKDSVIQANAAAQQSSLESILTWFEKDGSPKMTQIMLPSTQPGQSVETIQIPLITLIPLSSTKIDRLTVEFNVQFADLIAKTDNNPFKQSSLGATVETPPNQKDLTSSFARRGKDSEPNLARIQIEIQGTEPPEALLRINDYLMKYLP